The Gillisia sp. Hel_I_86 genome has a segment encoding these proteins:
- a CDS encoding glycosyltransferase family 2 protein: protein MQLLIIFLIVITISYVALISALLFGWKRVEKFELKEVAPLNKFSIIIPFRNEAENLPDLLYSLSNLDYPRSYFEIILVNDESEDNSVQACFHFKQSHPDLVFSIINNKRNTNSPKKDAITTALASSRFEYILTTDADCIVPLKWLQAYNERIIETQASLIAGPVSFLNGRSIKEKFLNYLVAFQGLDFMSLQAVGIGAFGLKIPFMCNAANMCYKKEAFLKAEGYCGNSNISGGDDVFLLEKFTELNYPVTFLKSQAAIVKTKPQPSLETLFSQRIRWAAKAPAYKSDFAKLIGAIVLLMNLSLIFTIILVLIEVIHYQFLLFSFALKFTADLSLLYVSANFFGKKLVLSHYLWSSLLYPFFSTTVAIASLFAGFQWKGRSFKK from the coding sequence AGGGTCGAAAAATTTGAATTGAAAGAAGTAGCTCCACTAAACAAATTTTCTATAATAATTCCTTTTAGAAATGAAGCCGAAAATTTGCCGGATCTACTTTATTCGTTATCCAATTTAGACTACCCAAGATCATATTTTGAGATCATTTTGGTGAATGATGAGTCTGAAGACAACTCTGTGCAAGCCTGTTTTCACTTTAAACAATCCCACCCCGATCTGGTTTTTTCTATAATCAACAATAAGAGAAATACAAATTCCCCTAAGAAAGATGCCATTACAACCGCACTTGCATCGTCCAGATTCGAATATATTTTGACCACCGATGCAGATTGTATTGTTCCTCTCAAGTGGCTACAGGCATATAATGAAAGGATCATAGAAACTCAAGCAAGCCTGATCGCTGGCCCTGTAAGTTTCCTAAATGGTCGATCTATAAAGGAAAAATTCCTGAACTATCTGGTTGCATTTCAAGGTTTGGATTTTATGAGTTTGCAAGCAGTCGGGATTGGAGCCTTCGGATTAAAAATACCCTTTATGTGCAATGCAGCAAATATGTGCTATAAAAAAGAGGCCTTTCTTAAGGCCGAGGGATACTGTGGAAATTCAAACATTTCAGGCGGAGATGATGTTTTTTTACTTGAGAAATTCACAGAATTAAATTATCCCGTAACCTTCTTAAAATCTCAAGCTGCTATAGTAAAAACAAAACCTCAACCTTCATTGGAAACTTTATTTTCTCAGCGAATTCGATGGGCAGCAAAGGCTCCGGCTTATAAAAGTGATTTTGCCAAGCTGATTGGAGCGATTGTTTTGTTGATGAATCTGAGCTTAATATTTACAATTATATTGGTACTAATTGAAGTGATCCACTACCAATTCCTGCTATTTAGTTTTGCACTAAAGTTTACTGCCGATCTTTCTTTGCTCTATGTTTCAGCTAATTTCTTTGGTAAAAAATTGGTGTTGAGTCATTATCTATGGTCTAGCCTACTTTATCCATTTTTCTCCACAACAGTAGCCATTGCTTCCTTGTTTGCCGGATTTCAATGGAAAGGAAGATCTTTTAAGAAATAA
- a CDS encoding tetratricopeptide repeat protein has translation MNFLTIIVFFLIVLQINAQTPNLAIADSLYAVGNYSEAIEQLENLQEKSNAAQIRLAKSYVAARDLDSALKTYKDILLQHPKKLLLAIEYGEVLIKAGELKSADSLFDLLATTYPENATFQYRLGTIKEKQKDSTFIGFLEKTIELDPHHQQALYKLSKYALSRRDFPVSEALSLQGLEANPKNPSLLSILAQTYFNENSYILAITPFEKLLELGQGNEFVHSKLGFSYYQVRYVKDAINQYNLALSYEDRNSDTHYNLGKLYARTGDLKKSETHLLMALLIKKQPVDAEFLSLALTYKLQEDYEKAFQYLNSALEENPDNERALYERAIASDNFFKDKKAVLNYYQSYLGKYSKNGNESLIHLAEIRIKDIKEELHLNGE, from the coding sequence ATGAATTTTCTAACCATCATCGTATTTTTTTTGATAGTATTACAGATAAATGCCCAAACCCCAAATTTAGCTATTGCAGATAGTTTATATGCGGTGGGTAATTATTCGGAAGCTATTGAGCAACTGGAAAACCTTCAGGAGAAATCCAATGCTGCCCAAATTAGACTAGCAAAATCCTATGTGGCTGCAAGAGATCTTGATTCGGCATTAAAAACCTATAAGGATATTCTTCTTCAGCATCCTAAAAAATTGCTTTTGGCCATAGAATATGGGGAAGTTTTAATCAAGGCTGGAGAGCTGAAATCTGCAGATAGCCTCTTTGATCTGCTGGCAACAACATATCCTGAAAATGCCACTTTTCAATACCGGCTTGGAACTATTAAGGAAAAGCAAAAGGATAGCACCTTTATCGGTTTTCTCGAAAAAACGATTGAATTGGATCCCCATCATCAGCAAGCTTTGTACAAACTGTCAAAATATGCCTTAAGTAGAAGGGACTTTCCAGTTTCTGAAGCATTAAGCTTACAAGGCTTGGAGGCTAATCCAAAAAACCCTTCGCTCTTATCTATTCTTGCCCAAACTTATTTTAATGAAAACTCCTATATTTTGGCAATTACACCTTTTGAAAAGCTTTTAGAGCTTGGGCAGGGAAATGAATTTGTGCATTCCAAACTGGGGTTTTCTTATTATCAGGTAAGATATGTTAAAGATGCCATCAATCAGTACAACTTGGCATTAAGTTATGAGGACAGAAATTCAGACACTCATTATAACCTTGGAAAATTATATGCTAGAACAGGAGATCTAAAAAAATCTGAAACACATTTGCTCATGGCCTTGCTAATAAAAAAGCAACCGGTAGATGCGGAATTTCTCAGTCTGGCGTTAACTTACAAGCTTCAAGAGGATTATGAAAAAGCGTTTCAATATCTCAATAGTGCATTAGAAGAAAATCCAGATAATGAAAGGGCTTTGTACGAGCGGGCCATCGCGTCAGACAATTTTTTCAAGGATAAAAAAGCAGTTCTAAACTACTACCAATCCTATCTAGGAAAGTATTCTAAAAATGGCAATGAAAGTTTGATCCATTTAGCAGAAATTAGAATTAAAGATATTAAAGAAGAATTACATCTAAACGGGGAATAG
- a CDS encoding TlpA family protein disulfide reductase translates to MRLIYLLFLIFCLSSCKKKKEVNPFVVLSGKVDSEGVGFLTLFTNPRFKYQEQQELKLDIQVQKDGTFKDTLEITEGHYLLQFGNNKVNLFLKPGYDLQIKLNDRNISYEGKGAQENRYIKERDSLIAKVGGNNFYQYFSKLPEEKFLKYADSLEKQRLGVINKHGNIDLHLQKTEKLWANVEKAHKFQNYSFTRETIDTSYLPSKNYPNPLEELNINDEDLLNVGLFPMLIYSHFGAVAKDHGVDDWEYIVQDSFPISNPKIREVAFYTSAVFSMKSFEKLEEFYEKSQSFIQDNEFKEAITKQYLALKELYPGKPAPDFTLRNMENEPVSLKDFNGNIVYLDFWASWCKPCIEEIPAFKKLQKKYKNRKIVFVSIGIESKKESLQRLIEKHRLNGIHLYDPSKEKEFKAAYSVGGIPHYVLIDKFGNIIKNFSMKPSDPRIVNQLDSLLD, encoded by the coding sequence ATGCGTTTAATTTATTTGCTTTTCTTAATATTTTGCCTAAGCTCCTGTAAAAAGAAAAAAGAGGTAAATCCATTTGTTGTTCTTTCAGGAAAAGTGGATTCTGAAGGAGTCGGTTTTTTGACACTTTTCACCAATCCACGGTTTAAATATCAAGAACAGCAGGAGCTTAAGTTGGATATTCAAGTGCAAAAGGATGGAACTTTTAAGGATACTTTGGAAATAACTGAAGGTCATTACCTACTTCAGTTCGGAAATAATAAGGTAAATCTCTTCCTAAAACCTGGTTATGACCTTCAAATAAAATTGAACGATAGAAATATTAGTTACGAAGGAAAAGGTGCACAGGAAAACAGGTATATAAAAGAAAGAGATTCTCTAATTGCAAAGGTGGGTGGAAATAACTTCTATCAATATTTTTCAAAACTTCCTGAAGAAAAATTTTTAAAATATGCTGATTCCCTTGAGAAACAGCGATTAGGAGTAATTAATAAGCATGGAAATATAGATTTACATCTCCAAAAAACCGAGAAACTTTGGGCAAACGTTGAAAAAGCTCACAAGTTTCAAAATTATTCTTTTACACGAGAAACTATAGATACTTCTTATTTGCCGTCTAAGAATTATCCCAATCCTTTAGAAGAGCTTAATATAAATGATGAAGATTTGTTAAATGTTGGTCTTTTTCCAATGCTTATTTATTCTCATTTCGGAGCAGTTGCTAAAGATCATGGGGTGGATGACTGGGAATATATTGTTCAAGATTCTTTTCCTATTTCTAACCCTAAAATAAGAGAAGTGGCATTTTATACCTCTGCGGTATTTTCTATGAAGAGTTTTGAAAAATTGGAGGAATTCTACGAGAAATCGCAGTCTTTTATTCAGGATAATGAATTTAAGGAAGCAATTACCAAACAATATTTAGCCTTAAAAGAGCTTTATCCTGGTAAACCGGCTCCCGATTTTACGCTTAGAAATATGGAAAATGAGCCAGTATCTCTTAAAGATTTTAATGGGAATATTGTTTATTTAGATTTTTGGGCCAGTTGGTGTAAACCCTGTATAGAAGAAATTCCTGCCTTTAAGAAGCTTCAGAAAAAGTATAAAAACAGGAAAATTGTCTTTGTTTCCATTGGAATTGAAAGTAAAAAGGAGAGCCTCCAAAGACTAATTGAAAAACATCGACTAAATGGAATCCATCTTTATGACCCGTCAAAGGAAAAAGAATTTAAGGCTGCTTATTCTGTAGGAGGAATTCCTCATTATGTGCTTATCGATAAATTTGGGAACATTATAAAAAATTTCTCCATGAAACCTTCAGATCCCCGAATTGTTAATCAGCTGGATAGCTTATTGGATTAA
- a CDS encoding IS1595 family transposase translates to MEQRFKSLSLFEFQERYSSKGDCLAYLAELKWGNGFLCRKCGHGKSCKGVPAASRQCTSCNYTESPTANTLFHMVKFDLVKAFYIVYFVATNKKGITSTELSRKLELRQKTCWSFKRKVMKAMKSSGDHPITGTAEVDETVFGGQEEGVRGRKNGSKKLVVVGIQKKKKGVSRLYAREISHADAASLGDFMKHHIAVDANVTTDQWSGYGPLAKVFENLVQIPSGKKGPNFPDLHRAIMNLKGWLRGMHHHVWDLQDYLDEYCYRFNRSFMKEGIFENLMIRMVNASPCLIKNISN, encoded by the coding sequence ATGGAGCAAAGATTTAAAAGCCTATCTCTTTTCGAGTTTCAGGAACGGTATTCCTCGAAAGGAGACTGCCTCGCCTATTTGGCAGAGCTAAAATGGGGCAACGGTTTTTTATGCCGTAAATGCGGGCATGGGAAATCCTGTAAGGGCGTGCCAGCTGCTTCGCGGCAGTGCACCAGTTGCAATTATACGGAGTCCCCGACTGCCAACACACTTTTTCATATGGTCAAGTTCGATCTTGTCAAGGCGTTCTACATAGTCTATTTCGTGGCCACAAACAAAAAGGGCATCACCTCTACCGAACTCAGCCGAAAATTGGAGCTTAGGCAAAAGACCTGCTGGTCTTTCAAGCGCAAGGTCATGAAGGCCATGAAAAGCTCTGGAGACCACCCCATAACCGGAACCGCCGAAGTGGACGAAACAGTCTTTGGTGGACAGGAAGAGGGGGTGCGTGGAAGAAAAAATGGGAGCAAAAAGCTCGTGGTAGTTGGTATTCAGAAAAAGAAAAAGGGCGTTTCAAGGCTCTACGCCCGAGAGATATCCCATGCCGATGCAGCATCGCTGGGTGATTTCATGAAGCATCATATCGCTGTAGATGCCAATGTGACCACTGACCAATGGTCAGGTTATGGCCCCTTGGCCAAGGTCTTCGAGAATCTAGTGCAGATCCCGTCGGGAAAGAAAGGACCCAATTTCCCCGATCTCCATAGGGCTATAATGAACCTCAAGGGATGGCTCAGGGGAATGCACCACCACGTCTGGGACCTTCAGGACTATTTGGATGAGTACTGCTATAGGTTCAACCGAAGCTTCATGAAGGAAGGAATATTCGAAAATCTTATGATACGAATGGTAAACGCATCGCCATGTCTTATAAAAAATATTAGTAATTAA
- a CDS encoding M56 family metallopeptidase, with amino-acid sequence MSAIILQIILFQLMFLLVYELLLKKETFFRYNRWYLLLSPVIALMLPFLNITALNEIVPQESVAAINGFLLPEVFIGNAQQSMGTLPEVHISSNKTSINWWMLIYSFGVLLSLGIVFKKFLNLRKLFQFNLIKVENTYRIIEVPASNLACTFYKTIFLGDRLLAAEKKQILAHELIHVKEKHSLDLVFFEVFKIVFWFNPLIYIYQNRIATLHEFIADSNVVNTIEKRSYYEQLLNTAFNTQNISFINQFFNHSLIKKRIVMLQKSQSKTISKFKYLIILPVLLAMLTIVSCTQDDSQISAKDETLLEQLERIQTTINNSKEISGEEKDKMVEITMAALKKSEEGMINNSDATTIDEKVADVPFAVIDQVPLFPGCESLSSNEEQKKCMSQKIQEHVIANFNSELGKEVGLTGVNRVIVQFKIDKNGEIVDVKARAPHPKLKEEAIRVVKSIPQMIPGKQKGEAVGVMYSLPIVFEVNE; translated from the coding sequence ATGTCAGCAATTATTCTACAAATCATACTTTTTCAGCTGATGTTTCTGCTGGTATATGAGCTACTGCTTAAGAAAGAAACCTTTTTTAGATATAACAGGTGGTATCTTTTATTAAGTCCGGTTATTGCTTTAATGCTTCCATTTTTGAACATCACAGCACTTAATGAAATCGTACCACAGGAATCTGTTGCAGCAATCAATGGTTTTTTGCTCCCAGAGGTATTTATAGGAAATGCTCAACAATCTATGGGAACCTTGCCAGAAGTGCATATATCCTCTAATAAAACCTCTATAAATTGGTGGATGCTTATTTATAGCTTCGGAGTACTTTTAAGTTTGGGAATTGTCTTCAAAAAATTCTTAAACCTAAGAAAGCTGTTCCAATTCAATTTAATCAAAGTTGAAAATACTTACAGAATTATAGAAGTGCCAGCTTCCAATTTAGCTTGTACATTTTATAAAACGATATTTCTCGGGGATCGATTATTAGCTGCTGAAAAAAAGCAAATTTTGGCTCATGAATTAATTCATGTAAAAGAAAAACACAGTTTGGACTTGGTTTTCTTTGAAGTCTTCAAGATCGTATTCTGGTTCAATCCGCTTATTTACATATATCAAAATAGGATTGCCACTTTGCACGAATTTATTGCAGACTCCAATGTGGTAAATACAATAGAAAAGCGAAGTTATTACGAGCAGTTGCTAAACACTGCTTTCAATACCCAAAATATTTCATTCATCAATCAATTTTTCAATCATTCATTAATCAAAAAACGAATCGTTATGTTACAAAAATCACAATCCAAAACCATTTCAAAATTTAAGTATTTGATCATTCTACCAGTATTGCTGGCAATGCTTACAATTGTTTCCTGTACTCAAGATGATTCACAAATTTCTGCAAAAGATGAAACACTATTAGAACAACTTGAAAGGATACAAACAACTATTAATAACAGTAAGGAAATATCTGGCGAAGAAAAGGATAAAATGGTTGAAATTACAATGGCAGCTTTAAAAAAATCGGAAGAAGGAATGATTAATAATTCCGATGCGACTACAATAGACGAGAAAGTGGCAGATGTCCCGTTTGCGGTAATAGATCAAGTTCCTTTATTCCCGGGTTGTGAAAGCTTATCTTCTAACGAAGAGCAAAAGAAATGCATGTCCCAAAAAATTCAAGAACATGTAATCGCTAACTTTAATAGTGAACTGGGAAAAGAAGTTGGGCTTACCGGGGTAAACAGGGTTATTGTTCAATTTAAAATAGATAAAAATGGTGAAATTGTAGATGTTAAAGCACGAGCACCACATCCAAAATTGAAAGAAGAAGCAATAAGAGTAGTAAAATCTATACCCCAGATGATTCCAGGTAAACAAAAAGGAGAAGCAGTTGGTGTTATGTACTCACTTCCAATAGTTTTTGAAGTAAATGAATAA
- a CDS encoding BlaI/MecI/CopY family transcriptional regulator, producing MKQLTKAEEEIMQILWQLKEGNVAGIIEEMPEPKPAYNTVSTIVRILESKDFVGHRKEGKGYIYFPLVAKETYSNQSMNKLMDNYFNGSFKSMVSFFVKKNDLDTKELEAILKEINKED from the coding sequence ATGAAACAATTAACCAAAGCCGAAGAAGAGATCATGCAGATCTTATGGCAACTTAAAGAAGGGAATGTCGCGGGGATCATCGAAGAGATGCCAGAGCCCAAACCCGCATATAACACGGTTTCTACAATCGTTAGGATCCTGGAATCCAAAGATTTTGTGGGACATCGGAAAGAGGGAAAAGGATATATCTATTTTCCTTTGGTAGCAAAGGAAACTTATTCCAACCAAAGCATGAACAAGCTCATGGATAATTATTTTAATGGCTCTTTTAAAAGTATGGTCTCTTTCTTCGTGAAGAAAAACGATCTGGACACTAAAGAGTTGGAGGCTATTTTAAAGGAAATTAACAAAGAGGATTAA
- a CDS encoding DUF456 domain-containing protein, with translation MDLILIIVGGILMIVGILGSFLPVLPGVPISWLGLLVLHLAPSIPINYWLLGVTLVIAILIYALNLVIPAMGTKRFGGSKFGMIGATIGLIVGLITPIPFGVLIGPFVGAFIGEIINKSNSRSALKAAFGSFIGFLASSFMEFVIAFGFLILYVYKVWEFRDLLFPVGSFN, from the coding sequence ATGGACCTAATTTTAATAATAGTTGGGGGAATTCTAATGATAGTGGGAATTCTAGGTAGTTTTCTGCCGGTTTTGCCTGGAGTACCTATAAGCTGGCTAGGTCTTTTGGTGTTGCACCTTGCTCCTTCCATTCCCATAAACTATTGGTTGCTTGGCGTCACTCTGGTTATTGCCATTCTTATTTATGCACTAAACCTTGTTATTCCGGCAATGGGCACCAAACGATTTGGAGGAAGTAAATTTGGGATGATAGGAGCAACTATTGGTTTAATAGTGGGATTAATAACTCCTATCCCCTTTGGTGTTTTAATTGGTCCTTTTGTAGGCGCATTTATTGGGGAAATTATCAATAAAAGCAATTCCAGGTCGGCACTTAAAGCTGCCTTTGGGTCTTTTATTGGATTTTTGGCATCGAGTTTTATGGAGTTTGTAATTGCCTTTGGCTTTTTGATACTCTACGTTTATAAGGTTTGGGAGTTTCGCGACTTGTTATTTCCTGTGGGTTCCTTCAATTAA
- a CDS encoding IS1595 family transposase — MNVFKGQNLLEFSDRFKTDEDCKEYLSGIKWNDGFECHKCGHKKSQVRKDFSRTCNICSHQESATSNTLFHKVKFGVRKAFFIVFEMATSTKSLSASYVSVRFGVTEKTARLFMHKVREAMESSGNHPMDGTVHVDEFVLGGREKEQIGRSYKARKKKAITAVELTDDGKVKRMYAMRIDDFSARSLQYIFVNHISRDAKITTDKWRGYRPIAKAYDITQIDSNGGLNFKALHTMIHQIKSWIRTTYSWVSDFNINRYFNEFCFRINRTQSKATIFNNLITKMVKKDKVYHKQIVCN, encoded by the coding sequence ATGAATGTTTTCAAGGGTCAAAATCTCCTAGAGTTCTCTGATCGGTTCAAAACGGATGAAGATTGTAAAGAATACTTGTCCGGGATTAAATGGAATGATGGTTTTGAGTGCCATAAGTGTGGTCATAAAAAATCCCAGGTAAGAAAGGATTTCTCAAGAACATGCAATATCTGTTCACACCAGGAGTCTGCTACTTCCAATACGCTTTTCCATAAAGTTAAGTTTGGTGTGCGCAAGGCTTTTTTTATCGTCTTCGAGATGGCTACCAGTACCAAAAGTCTTTCGGCGAGTTATGTTTCTGTGCGTTTCGGGGTGACAGAAAAGACAGCCCGCCTGTTTATGCACAAAGTTCGGGAAGCCATGGAAAGTAGTGGCAACCACCCGATGGATGGTACTGTCCACGTCGATGAGTTTGTTCTGGGTGGACGGGAGAAAGAACAAATTGGCCGAAGTTATAAAGCCCGTAAAAAGAAAGCAATAACAGCTGTTGAACTAACGGATGATGGCAAGGTCAAGAGAATGTACGCCATGCGTATCGATGATTTTTCGGCCAGATCCCTGCAATATATTTTTGTCAATCATATCAGCCGTGATGCGAAAATAACAACAGATAAATGGAGAGGATACCGACCCATTGCCAAGGCTTATGATATCACCCAGATCGATAGCAACGGTGGCTTAAACTTCAAAGCCCTTCATACCATGATTCACCAGATCAAGTCCTGGATAAGAACAACCTATTCCTGGGTGAGTGATTTCAACATCAATAGATATTTTAATGAGTTTTGTTTTAGAATCAATCGCACACAAAGCAAAGCCACAATTTTCAATAATCTAATAACCAAAATGGTCAAAAAAGATAAAGTATACCACAAACAAATCGTATGCAATTAA
- a CDS encoding DUF4097 family beta strand repeat-containing protein, with translation MKSLLSILFVCFISIQFQAQTDYSRSLEGIEWVKIESATPLNIVAKSQNKLLIKSNDMKKVPVKAEGLKLVGSGGTDNTGTGFYVAKEGSELIVKNIRKRENEGATLYLPANTNITVKGSGIYSHITISGFTGEIEASTNVVGDIKFTDVTGPITANSSTGNIEVIFAKVQQSSPISISTATGDVDISLPRNTPADVSLSSTMGEIYTNFDLSIPDKDGLKAVSSQKVQGVINKGGVKIRLNSATGNIYLRKQ, from the coding sequence ATGAAATCATTATTGAGTATCCTTTTCGTGTGCTTCATCAGTATACAGTTTCAGGCACAAACCGATTATTCCCGCTCCCTCGAGGGTATCGAATGGGTAAAGATAGAATCTGCTACTCCCTTAAATATCGTAGCCAAAAGTCAGAATAAGCTTTTGATTAAATCAAATGATATGAAGAAAGTCCCGGTCAAGGCAGAGGGATTAAAATTAGTGGGATCAGGTGGCACCGATAATACTGGAACAGGATTTTATGTTGCCAAGGAAGGCAGCGAACTGATCGTCAAAAATATTCGAAAACGGGAGAATGAGGGTGCGACTTTATACCTTCCTGCCAACACGAACATCACTGTAAAGGGCAGCGGGATCTATAGCCATATAACCATATCTGGGTTTACAGGGGAGATAGAAGCCAGCACCAATGTGGTGGGCGATATCAAGTTTACAGATGTGACCGGTCCCATTACTGCAAATTCAAGTACCGGAAATATAGAAGTAATATTTGCAAAGGTACAGCAATCATCACCCATAAGTATTTCAACAGCCACGGGGGACGTGGATATAAGCTTGCCGAGAAATACCCCGGCAGATGTATCCCTCAGTTCCACCATGGGAGAAATCTACACCAACTTTGATCTGAGCATACCGGATAAGGATGGGCTCAAAGCCGTTTCTTCCCAAAAGGTTCAAGGGGTCATCAATAAAGGCGGTGTTAAAATCCGATTAAACTCCGCAACGGGCAATATTTATCTAAGAAAACAATAA
- a CDS encoding HEAT repeat domain-containing protein, which yields MKNEHITHLIPEYLEGFLTNDQKADVKQHLNDCPNCAKELEEYETMLHAFDSEMTEAPNKTLWEGFHKLLDEEKRMSSESFQSKTIHKKTPINWTLKALKIAAGIALLVGSYFFGSYQTAIETNKEIAMLKEKNLGIRQTAMLSLMENKSASKRIQGVNYVEEFSKPDDDILKALTERMLNDENANVRLTAVNALAGFANSKTAREALIKTLKSEKDPNIQITLIHTLVKLQEKKAVYPMKQLLDQKDTEPFVKEQIKSLLPSII from the coding sequence ATGAAAAACGAACATATAACGCATCTGATTCCGGAATATCTGGAAGGTTTTCTGACCAACGACCAAAAGGCAGATGTAAAACAACATCTTAACGACTGCCCAAATTGTGCCAAGGAACTAGAGGAATATGAGACAATGCTACATGCATTCGATTCGGAAATGACAGAAGCACCCAATAAAACCCTATGGGAGGGATTCCATAAACTACTAGATGAGGAAAAGCGAATGTCCAGTGAATCCTTCCAATCAAAAACAATACATAAGAAGACTCCCATAAATTGGACTCTAAAAGCGCTTAAAATTGCCGCTGGCATTGCCTTGTTGGTGGGGAGTTACTTTTTTGGCAGTTATCAAACAGCAATAGAAACCAATAAGGAGATCGCCATGCTCAAGGAGAAAAACCTCGGAATCAGGCAGACTGCAATGCTTTCACTGATGGAGAATAAATCTGCCAGCAAACGCATACAAGGGGTCAATTATGTGGAAGAATTCAGCAAACCCGATGATGATATTCTTAAAGCTCTTACCGAAAGAATGTTGAATGACGAGAATGCCAATGTACGTTTAACAGCTGTAAATGCGCTTGCGGGTTTTGCCAACTCAAAAACCGCTAGAGAGGCACTTATCAAGACATTAAAATCAGAAAAAGATCCGAATATCCAAATCACACTCATCCACACCCTGGTAAAATTACAAGAGAAAAAAGCAGTTTACCCAATGAAGCAACTACTGGATCAAAAAGATACAGAACCCTTTGTAAAAGAACAGATCAAATCCTTGCTTCCAAGTATTATATAA
- a CDS encoding RNA polymerase sigma factor, whose product MEGITDEELMQQVAEGDLDLLKILFERHHRHVFNFLNKMTGDGMLSEDLTQEVFYKIMKYRTTYAKGRFVVWMFTIARNSLKTYYKRNNGLHDSLDEQHEKLFKTTDEEPEDYTQLQRALDKLEAPDRELLILNRLREIKYNELAEIMNSTPGAVKTKVCRALKKLKTIYFENL is encoded by the coding sequence TTGGAGGGAATTACCGACGAAGAACTCATGCAACAGGTTGCGGAAGGAGACTTGGATCTACTAAAAATCTTGTTCGAAAGGCATCATCGGCATGTTTTCAACTTTTTAAATAAAATGACGGGAGACGGGATGTTGAGTGAAGACCTGACCCAAGAGGTGTTCTATAAGATCATGAAGTATAGAACCACCTATGCCAAGGGTCGATTTGTAGTCTGGATGTTCACCATTGCACGCAACAGTTTAAAAACGTATTACAAGAGAAACAATGGGCTCCATGATAGCCTTGACGAACAACATGAAAAATTGTTTAAAACGACGGATGAAGAGCCAGAAGATTATACCCAGCTTCAAAGGGCACTTGACAAGTTGGAAGCTCCAGACAGGGAGCTCTTGATACTAAACCGGTTGCGGGAGATAAAATATAACGAACTGGCAGAAATAATGAATAGCACACCCGGAGCTGTAAAGACCAAGGTGTGCAGGGCACTAAAAAAATTAAAAACAATTTACTTTGAAAATTTATAA